In one Lolium rigidum isolate FL_2022 chromosome 3, APGP_CSIRO_Lrig_0.1, whole genome shotgun sequence genomic region, the following are encoded:
- the LOC124702550 gene encoding serine carboxypeptidase 1-like produces the protein MISYHSKPSSLASRMRRAAFALQLFCFLFTHGAIVDQAARLRQFSSSRLEIQCHHKDNKVHGRSHVDRATTNISPQPQDGLKEADKVSELPGQPGPAVFDQYAGYVTVNSTAGKALFYYFVEAAQDPSTKPLVLWLNGGPGCSSLGGGAMLELGPFFVNSDNKTLSANKYAWNNVANMLFLESPAGVGFSYSNTTSDYNNTGDSNTAADAYTFLINWLERFPEYKSRDFFITGESYGGHYIPQLANTILSNNKIANAPAINLKGIAIGNAYLDDNTNTRASMDYYWTHAMISRETHQAVQQHCGFNGTYTGDCRTAITAANNELGVIDPYNIYASVCYNASDPQNLHGSAANTDPCAPYYIQSYLNRPEVQRALHANTTGLKQPWSDCSGIITPENWKDAPVSMLPSIQQLISSELSTWLYSGDTDSVCPVTSTLYSLDILGLPTNSSWRAWYSDDDQVGGYVVGYKGLVFATVRGSGHMVPTYQPRRALTLFSSFLQGRLPPE, from the exons ATGATTTCTTATCATAGCAAGCCATCCTCTCTAGCATCCAGGATGAGAAGAGCAGCGTTCGCCCTCCAGTTGTTCTGCTTCCTGTTCACGCACGGGGCAATCGTAGATCAGGCTGCTCGGCTGCGGCAATTCTCCTCGTCAAGGTTGGAGATACAGTGCCACCACAAGGACAACAAGGTGCACGGCAGATCGCACGTCGACCGTGCGACGACGAACATAAGTCCTCAGCCTCAGGATGGACTCAAGGAGGCGGACAAGGTCAGTGAACTCCCTGGGCAGCCAGGGCCTGCTGTGTTTGATCAGTATGCAGGCTATGTCACGGTCAATTCCACAGCAGGGAAAGCCCTCTTTTATTACTTTGTGGAGGCTGCTCAAGATCCTTCCACTAAGCCCTTGGTCTTGTGGCTCAATGGAG GGCCTGGATGTTCTTCTCTGGGTGGTGGGGCTATGCTTGAACTTGGACCTTTCTTCGTTAATAGCGATAACAAGACACTGTCCGCAAACAAGTATGCATGGAACAACG TGGCGAACATGCTCTTCCTTGAGAGCCCTGCTGGCGTAGGCTTCTCATACTCAAACACGACTTCAGATTACAACAACACAGGTGACAGCAATACTGCGGCAGATGCATACACCTTCCTCATCAATTGGCTTGAGAGGTTCCCAGAGTACAAAAGCCGCGACTTCTTCATAACTGGTGAAAGTTACGGTGGACACTACATACCACAGCTCGCCAACACCATACTGTCCAACAACAAAATAGCCAATGCCCCCGCCATCAATCTCAAAGGAATTGCT ATTGGGAATGCATACTTGGATGATAATACAAACACAAGAGCGTCCATGGATTACTACTGGACACATGCTATGATCTCAAGAGAAACTCACCAGGCAGTTCAGCAACACTGCGGCTTCAATGGAACATACACAGGAGACTGCCGAACAGCAATAACAGCAGCTAACAACGAGCTAGGTGTCATTGATCCATACAACATATATGCATCTGTCTGCTATAATGCTTCCGATCCCCAAAATCTGCATGGATCG GCAGCCAACACCGACCCTTGTGCCCCGTACTATATCCAATCATACCTGAACCGCCCTGAGGTACAGAGAGCGCTACATGCTAACACCACTGGACTGAAGCAGCCATGGTCCGATTGCAG TGGTATTATTACTCCTGAGAATTGGAAAGATGCACCAGTCTCTATGCTACCATCCATCCAACAACTCATTTCAAGTGAACTAAGCACTTGGCTGTACAG TGGTGATACTGACTCGGTTTGCCCAGTAACCTCAACACTATACTCTCTAGACATTCTTGGGCTACCGACAAACTCATCTTGGCGGGCATGGTACTCCGATGATGATCAG GTTGGTGGTTACGTTGTCGGGTACAAGGGTCTGGTATTTGCAACAGTCAGAGGATCTGGACATATGGTTCCTACATACCAACCTCGAAGAGCACTCACCTTGTTCTCCTCATTCCTGCAAGGAAGGCTTCCCCCTGAATGA